A genomic window from Salvia miltiorrhiza cultivar Shanhuang (shh) chromosome 5, IMPLAD_Smil_shh, whole genome shotgun sequence includes:
- the LOC130987019 gene encoding beta-glucuronosyltransferase GlcAT14A-like yields the protein MKGMGFLNAEKKKWMFPLFLTSLVAIFVAATLLNLRLVSYINTVNSILTLFQPRTMADPFTSCSTTNATPPPPPMPRFAYLISGSKGDLYKLWRTLHALYHPMNYYVVHLDLESPAQERQELASLVRMHPVFQEVGNVYMHDKANMVTYRGPTMVANTLHACAILLRRYKDWDWFINLSASDYPLLTQDDLIHTFSTLKRDVNFLHHTSNLGWKKYLRAMPLYIDPGLYEKDKSDIFRVWPKRSLPTAFKQFEGSAWMILSRDFVEYCVWGWDNLPRTLLMYYTNYVSSPEGYFQTVICNTRQFAHTVLNSDLHFIPWDNPPRQHPRTVSLADATRMIRSGAAFARKFSGKSPVLDKIDKELLGKNGSFTPGGWCAGKPLCSEVGNPRMLTPGPGADRLRGLIDRLMLPTKRPSCT from the exons ATGAAAGGCATGGGATTCTTAAACGCAGAGAAGAAGAAATGGATGTTCCCTCTTTTCCTCACTTCATTAGTGGCCATCTTCGTTGCGGCCACCTTGCTCAACTTGAGGCTCGTCTCCTATATCAACACAGTCAATTCAATCCTAACACTTTTCCAACCTCGCACCATGGCCGATCCATTCACCTCTTGTTCTACGACCAATGCgactcctcctcctcctcccatGCCGAGATTCGCGTATCTCATCTCTGGATCCAAAGGCGATCTGTACAAACTCTGGAGGACTCTTCATGCTTTGTACCACCCTATGAACTATTACGTGGTGCATTTGGATCTCGAGTCGCCTGCACAAGAGAGACAGGAGCTGGCATCCCTTGTGAGAATGCATCCTGTTTTTCAAGAGGTTGGGAATGTGTATATGCATGACAAGGCTAATATGGTGACCTACAGAGGCCCTACCATGGTGGCTAATACCTTGCACGCCTGCGCTATTCTTCTCAGGAGATACAAAGATTGGGACTGGTTTATTAATCTTAGTGCCTCCGATTATCCTCTGCTCACTCAAGATG ATCTCATCCACACTTTCTCAACTTTAAAAAGAGATGTCAATTTCCTTCACCATACGAGCAATCTTGGATGGAAAAA GTATCTTAGAGCAATGCCTTTATATATAGATCCGGGACTCTATGAGAAAGACAAGTCCGATATATTCCGGGTCTGGCCTAAGAGAAGCTTACCAACAGCCTTCAAACAATTTGAAG GTTCAGCTTGGATGATTTTGTCGCGTGATTTCGTGGAGTACTGTGTGTGGGGTTGGGACAACCTCCCGAGAACCCTTCTCATGTATTACACCAACTACGTGTCTTCGCCTGAGGGCTATTTCCAGACTGTGATATGCAACACTCGCCAATTCGCGCATACGGTTTTAAACAGCGATTTGCACTTCATACCGTGGGATAATCCGCCGAGGCAGCATCCTCGTACAGTCTCCCTTGCCGATGCAACAAGGATGATCCGAAGCGGCGCCGCCTTTGCTCGGAAGTTCAGTGGGAAGTCCCCTGTATTGGACAAGATTGACAAGGAGTTACTGGGGAAGAATGGGAGCTTCACTCCGGGTGGTTGGTGTGCGGGCAAACCTCTATGCTCCGAGGTTGGGAATCCTAGGATGCTCACACCAGGTCCTGGCGCCGACAGACTGCGCGGCCTTATTGATCGTCTTATGTTGCCAACCAAACGCCCCTCCTGCACCTGA